The Hymenobacter sp. 5317J-9 genome has a window encoding:
- a CDS encoding T9SS type A sorting domain-containing protein, giving the protein MSKRLLLFSCAALLAYRSSAQAPQSLEIKLPGELPGAAKLPGAAARLATVSQLQEVIIQNWNGTAWVDFQRQSYLRYVTPTLPAAIQTDRKSGSAWVLYGRHRYRYTTAGEILTDTTDQYQQAPTGAYFASINTFNTPSQIRWEWYKTKNAFSASAPWDSLKRNSHSYNAAGQRTQVLEEFYSSGFFSTTARRLWSYNALGQVSVYETQSNSGPSTWDPLQRFTYTYNAAGKLQQAITESVLLGSNTYGNSARNTYTFDAQGRESLLTTETWATTNAWAPSSQTIYTYAPNGDPAMATLQAWNPNTSAYQNYQRAVFAYVQVATGTRSAQNAAIGLAVAPNPGSGREAGLHYQLPAAGPVSVDVCDLLGRPVAAVLTAENQAAGPHRVALAGVALAPGLYLVRLRAGQQQWQVKWDNR; this is encoded by the coding sequence ATGTCCAAACGTCTACTTCTGTTCTCCTGCGCGGCTTTGCTGGCTTACCGCAGCTCCGCGCAGGCCCCCCAAAGCCTGGAAATCAAACTGCCCGGCGAACTGCCCGGCGCGGCCAAGTTGCCGGGGGCGGCAGCCCGCCTCGCCACCGTGTCGCAGCTGCAGGAAGTCATCATCCAAAACTGGAACGGCACGGCCTGGGTCGATTTTCAGCGCCAAAGCTACCTGCGCTACGTGACGCCCACGCTGCCCGCTGCCATCCAGACCGACCGCAAGAGCGGCAGCGCCTGGGTGCTTTACGGCCGCCACCGCTACCGCTACACCACGGCCGGCGAAATCCTGACCGACACCACCGACCAGTACCAGCAGGCGCCCACCGGAGCCTACTTCGCGTCGATAAACACCTTCAACACGCCCAGCCAGATACGCTGGGAATGGTACAAGACCAAAAATGCCTTTTCGGCGTCGGCGCCCTGGGACTCGCTCAAGCGCAACTCGCACAGCTACAACGCGGCCGGGCAGCGCACCCAGGTGCTGGAGGAGTTTTACAGCAGCGGCTTCTTCTCGACCACGGCGCGCCGGCTGTGGAGCTACAACGCCCTGGGCCAAGTGTCGGTGTACGAAACCCAGAGCAACAGCGGCCCCAGCACCTGGGACCCCTTGCAGCGCTTCACCTACACCTACAACGCCGCCGGCAAACTGCAGCAGGCCATCACGGAGTCGGTGCTGCTGGGCAGCAACACCTACGGCAACTCGGCCCGCAACACCTACACCTTCGACGCGCAGGGCCGCGAGTCGCTGCTGACCACCGAAACCTGGGCCACGACCAACGCCTGGGCGCCGTCGTCGCAAACCATCTACACCTACGCGCCCAACGGCGACCCCGCCATGGCCACGCTGCAGGCCTGGAACCCCAACACCAGCGCCTACCAGAACTACCAGCGCGCTGTGTTTGCCTACGTGCAAGTGGCCACCGGCACCCGCAGCGCCCAGAATGCCGCCATCGGCCTGGCCGTGGCCCCCAACCCCGGCTCGGGCCGCGAAGCCGGCCTGCACTACCAGCTGCCCGCGGCCGGCCCCGTGTCGGTGGACGTGTGCGACCTGCTGGGCCGCCCGGTAGCCGCAGTGCTCACTGCCGAAAACCAGGCCGCCGGCCCGCACCGCGTGGCCCTCGCGGGCGTGGCGCTGGCGCCCGGCCTGTATCTGGTGCGCCTGCGCGCCGGCCAGCAGCAGTGGCAGGTGAAGTGGGACAACCGCTGA